Proteins encoded by one window of Gordonia jinghuaiqii:
- the madC gene encoding MadC family VWA domain-containing protein produces the protein MTVTSAGTSPRAEILDLLAVSFGRVLRLVGVAASPAEVIEIRRTLSIVGAGELSVLRAALRSVCVKYCYETAGFEQAFDLFFLGADRGRHAEELPVPRGVAADLPQDVEWDEEFEGAARRIGADEHTDEIGHLMAPDPEAADPDAEPRAESAHREENDFSVSAGAEHLGVDPDSGSAGGGVTYTVEVDAADSSTVGELTGAAARVAGRPLGLAGAASILAALDAYDPRKAYGSDGLADLDDTRRGELERALAAFVDALANRLEAASVVADPSATAPTHPASAHPDQPEIDRACHRLIQRIRGAPRRVVRPVDRGTLDIRATMRAAVATDGVPAELWRRRHRPGPVRMLVLIDVSLSVRPVAGFILRLAQTLHRFGNRCEVIAFVDRPVRVTPALRAGSPDAALTSVLAADGLDLAGTSDYGRMLAELLGEFGDLITSRTSVLVVGDARSNGFDPRVDLFAEVARRAHRVAWVTPEPARYWPQSGCAMADYAEHCAGVVSVRDGDELVARCDELGAALR, from the coding sequence ATGACGGTCACCTCCGCCGGAACATCCCCGCGCGCGGAGATCCTCGATCTCCTCGCCGTCTCCTTCGGGCGGGTGCTCCGTCTGGTCGGGGTGGCGGCCTCGCCCGCGGAGGTGATCGAGATCCGCCGGACACTGTCGATCGTCGGTGCAGGCGAACTGTCGGTGCTGCGGGCCGCATTGCGCAGTGTCTGTGTCAAATACTGTTACGAGACAGCAGGTTTCGAGCAGGCGTTTGACCTCTTCTTCCTCGGGGCCGATCGGGGTCGACACGCCGAGGAGCTGCCGGTGCCCCGCGGCGTCGCGGCCGACCTGCCCCAGGACGTGGAGTGGGACGAGGAGTTCGAGGGTGCCGCCCGCCGGATCGGTGCCGACGAACACACCGACGAGATCGGCCACCTGATGGCCCCCGATCCAGAGGCCGCCGACCCAGATGCCGAGCCTCGCGCGGAGAGCGCCCATCGGGAGGAGAACGACTTCAGCGTGTCGGCCGGTGCCGAACATCTCGGCGTCGACCCGGATAGTGGTTCGGCAGGCGGCGGGGTTACCTACACCGTCGAGGTCGACGCCGCCGATTCGTCGACCGTCGGCGAACTGACCGGCGCGGCGGCGCGAGTCGCCGGCAGGCCGCTCGGTCTGGCCGGGGCGGCATCGATCCTCGCGGCGCTCGACGCCTACGACCCGCGCAAGGCCTACGGATCCGACGGCCTCGCCGATCTCGACGACACCCGCCGGGGCGAACTCGAACGGGCGCTCGCGGCCTTCGTCGACGCACTCGCGAACCGGCTCGAGGCGGCTTCGGTCGTCGCCGATCCGTCCGCCACGGCGCCGACACACCCCGCATCGGCTCACCCCGACCAGCCCGAGATCGACCGTGCTTGTCACCGATTGATCCAGCGGATTCGCGGTGCGCCCCGCCGGGTGGTGCGTCCGGTCGACCGCGGCACCCTCGACATCCGGGCGACGATGCGGGCCGCGGTCGCGACCGACGGGGTGCCGGCCGAGCTCTGGCGGCGGCGCCACCGGCCCGGCCCGGTGCGGATGCTGGTGCTCATCGACGTCTCGCTGTCGGTGCGCCCGGTGGCCGGTTTCATCCTGCGGCTCGCGCAGACGCTGCACCGGTTCGGCAACCGCTGCGAGGTCATCGCGTTCGTCGATCGGCCGGTGCGGGTCACTCCCGCGCTGCGGGCGGGCTCTCCCGATGCGGCGCTGACCTCGGTGCTCGCCGCCGATGGCCTCGACCTGGCCGGCACCAGTGACTACGGGCGCATGCTCGCCGAGCTTCTCGGCGAGTTCGGGGACCTCATCACCTCGCGCACCTCGGTGCTCGTTGTCGGCGACGCGCGCAGCAACGGTTTCGACCCCCGGGTCGATCTGTTCGCCGAGGTGGCGCGCCGCGCGCATCGGGTCGCGTGGGTCACGCCCGAACCGGCCCGCTACTGGCCGCAGAGCGGATGCGCGATGGCCGACTACGCCGAGCACTGTGCGGGCGTCGTCAGTGTCCGGGACGGTGACGAGTTGGTGGCGCGCTGCGACGAGTTGGGTGCGGCGCTGAGGTGA
- a CDS encoding iron-containing alcohol dehydrogenase codes for MQGGQSRRTSAHVTKFHAPEIVLGAGAFGEAPVATAGLGMRRPFVVSDRCLERTPWYAQLMAGLRGVGVDAASYLDVSPNPRAGEVAAAFLAYKAHDADGLVALGGGSVIDAAKGVAVLAANGGHILEYEGIDRARRPLPPLIAVPTTAGSGADVSQFCIINDAERRTKVTIIGRSLVPDVTVSDPMLLATAPAEVTAQVGMDVLTHCVEAYVSLAHGRLTDSLALESIRGVWAHLERLVDDPRDRVAADEMSLAALRAGMAFTNAILGATHAMSHPVGGHCDAPHGAINSVLLPHVIRFNAEVCAEGFVDLADAIGVDTRGNARTVADRLADAVAGLGARVGMPGSLEPLGVRPDDLDRLTTHALADSCMTTNPRRPYASGIRGLYAEAL; via the coding sequence ATGCAGGGTGGCCAGAGCCGGCGCACGTCAGCGCATGTCACCAAGTTCCATGCTCCGGAGATCGTCCTCGGCGCCGGTGCCTTCGGCGAGGCCCCCGTGGCCACCGCCGGACTGGGGATGCGCCGCCCGTTCGTGGTCAGCGACCGTTGCCTGGAGCGCACACCCTGGTACGCACAGCTGATGGCGGGACTACGGGGAGTCGGCGTCGACGCCGCGTCGTACCTGGATGTCTCGCCGAATCCGCGTGCGGGTGAGGTCGCGGCAGCCTTCCTGGCCTACAAGGCCCACGACGCGGACGGACTCGTCGCGCTGGGCGGCGGATCGGTCATCGACGCGGCCAAGGGGGTCGCGGTGCTCGCGGCCAACGGTGGACACATTCTGGAGTACGAGGGGATCGACCGTGCCCGCAGGCCGCTGCCCCCGCTCATCGCCGTGCCCACCACCGCGGGCAGCGGAGCCGACGTCTCGCAGTTCTGCATCATCAACGACGCGGAGCGTCGGACCAAGGTGACAATCATCGGTCGATCGCTGGTGCCCGACGTGACGGTGAGCGATCCGATGCTGCTGGCGACCGCGCCCGCGGAGGTCACCGCGCAGGTCGGGATGGACGTGTTGACGCACTGCGTCGAGGCGTATGTCTCGCTGGCACACGGAAGATTGACCGATTCGCTTGCGCTGGAATCGATCCGGGGAGTGTGGGCCCACCTCGAGCGCCTGGTCGACGACCCGCGCGACCGGGTCGCCGCCGATGAGATGTCACTCGCCGCGTTGCGTGCGGGCATGGCGTTCACCAACGCGATCCTCGGTGCCACGCATGCGATGAGCCATCCGGTCGGCGGGCATTGCGACGCCCCGCACGGCGCGATCAACTCGGTGCTGTTGCCGCACGTGATCCGCTTCAACGCCGAAGTGTGCGCGGAGGGGTTCGTCGACCTCGCCGACGCGATCGGCGTCGACACCCGCGGCAATGCCAGAACCGTCGCCGACCGGCTGGCCGATGCGGTCGCCGGTCTCGGGGCGCGTGTGGGGATGCCGGGTTCGCTGGAGCCGCTCGGGGTGCGGCCCGATGATCTGGACCGGCTGACCACGCACGCTCTGGCCGACTCGTGCATGACCACCAACCCGCGCAGGCCGTACGCCTCCGGAATTCGCGGCCTGTACGCGGAAGCTCTGTGA
- a CDS encoding MadS family sensor histidine kinase produces MGADPRQSDLESLVGLRSVKGSHYAQLRGVEARLNRVVGALDRISRALVRTAEGPEALVTAVVEAARDHLGADWVVFALADGRLEQSAPRHLIGSGSGRLFAFEGAEIASTPADLPDQVLNRLNDILRGHETILHRPILEEDHVHVPVELDGGVVGGLSAWTPADRVVDPTDVVVLRILASQAIVALLNAELFSETNSHAAELVRRNDELERTQRELSAAMRATVLNEERSRIARELHDSVTQSVLSAGVQIELCRDLVDGPALERLQMAGRLTKDAVEQLRSFIYALNNATSAPSPSVREVLAELCSLHMPPDLTTAVHVRGRARELADDVQHALLRIAGEALFNTAVHAHATRVSVTLTYSPDRVALSVDDDGIGDPDHLRRVMRTTSLGDLAAGRHRGLANMGSRASELGGDLRIRRSRLGGIRVGVVLPTRMNVSVAPAVETAVATKEFL; encoded by the coding sequence ATGGGCGCCGATCCGCGGCAGTCGGACCTCGAGAGCCTGGTCGGCCTGCGCAGTGTCAAGGGCAGCCACTACGCCCAACTCCGCGGCGTCGAGGCGCGGCTGAACCGTGTCGTCGGTGCGCTCGATCGGATCTCCCGTGCGCTGGTGCGCACGGCGGAGGGTCCAGAAGCGCTCGTGACCGCGGTGGTAGAGGCGGCCCGCGACCATCTCGGGGCCGACTGGGTGGTGTTCGCGCTCGCCGACGGCCGGTTGGAACAGTCCGCTCCGCGGCACCTGATCGGGTCCGGGAGTGGGCGGTTGTTCGCCTTCGAGGGTGCGGAGATCGCATCGACGCCGGCCGACCTGCCCGACCAGGTCCTCAACCGGCTCAACGACATCCTGCGCGGTCACGAGACGATCCTGCACCGACCGATCCTGGAAGAAGACCACGTCCACGTCCCGGTCGAGCTCGACGGCGGTGTCGTGGGCGGGTTGTCGGCCTGGACACCCGCCGACCGCGTGGTCGATCCGACCGACGTGGTGGTACTGCGGATCCTGGCCAGCCAGGCGATCGTGGCTCTGCTCAACGCCGAGTTGTTCTCCGAGACCAACAGTCACGCAGCCGAATTGGTGCGGCGTAATGACGAACTCGAACGCACACAACGAGAACTCTCCGCGGCGATGCGTGCCACCGTCCTCAACGAGGAGCGGTCGCGGATCGCACGCGAACTGCACGACTCGGTCACTCAATCGGTACTGTCCGCCGGGGTCCAGATCGAGTTGTGTCGTGATCTGGTCGACGGCCCGGCGCTCGAGCGCCTGCAGATGGCGGGACGGCTCACCAAGGATGCGGTCGAGCAGCTCCGGTCGTTCATCTACGCGCTCAACAACGCGACCAGCGCACCGTCGCCGAGCGTCCGTGAGGTCCTCGCCGAGCTGTGTTCACTGCACATGCCACCGGACCTGACCACCGCGGTCCACGTGCGCGGACGAGCGCGTGAACTCGCCGACGACGTGCAACACGCGTTGCTGCGTATCGCCGGCGAGGCCCTGTTCAACACCGCCGTCCATGCCCACGCGACCCGGGTGTCGGTCACCCTGACGTACTCGCCCGACCGGGTGGCGCTCTCGGTCGACGACGACGGCATCGGCGACCCGGACCATCTGCGCCGGGTCATGCGGACCACCTCGCTCGGTGACCTCGCGGCCGGCCGGCACCGGGGACTGGCGAACATGGGCTCGCGCGCGTCCGAACTGGGCGGTGACCTCCGCATCCGTAGGTCGCGCCTCGGTGGCATCAGGGTTGGCGTCGTGCTCCCGACCCGGATGAACGTCTCGGTCGCGCCGGCCGTCGAGACCGCGGTAGCGACCAAGGAGTTCCTGTGA
- a CDS encoding MadR family response regulator transcription factor: MSDNTIRTIRTLLVDDHALLRQGMRSLLEREDVVEVVGEAGSYDAALAEVNTCRPDVVVVDLKLSAGTEYEGLRLIREMAQRHPEVAALVLTTFLDDDLVVRAVRAGARGYVVKDVDTTELVRAIQAVSGGGSAFDPRSAAVVLRAVSGENETPASLSEREREVLRLLADGMSNRRIGETLFISESTVKFHIRNIIRKLGVSKRTDAVYVASKRGLI, encoded by the coding sequence GTGAGCGACAACACCATCCGTACGATCAGAACCTTGCTGGTCGATGACCACGCCCTGCTCCGCCAGGGGATGCGCTCGCTCCTGGAACGGGAGGACGTGGTCGAGGTCGTCGGTGAGGCCGGCTCGTACGACGCCGCGCTCGCCGAGGTGAACACATGCCGCCCGGACGTCGTGGTGGTCGACCTGAAGCTGTCCGCGGGGACCGAGTACGAGGGATTACGGCTGATCCGCGAGATGGCGCAGCGGCATCCCGAGGTGGCCGCGCTCGTGCTCACGACATTCCTCGACGACGACCTGGTGGTCCGTGCCGTCCGTGCCGGCGCACGAGGCTACGTCGTGAAGGACGTCGACACCACCGAACTCGTCCGCGCCATCCAGGCGGTGTCCGGCGGCGGAAGCGCCTTCGATCCCCGCAGCGCGGCCGTGGTCCTGCGTGCGGTGTCGGGCGAGAACGAGACACCCGCGTCCCTGAGCGAACGTGAACGTGAGGTGTTGCGCCTGCTGGCCGACGGGATGTCGAACAGACGTATCGGTGAGACGCTCTTCATCTCCGAGTCGACCGTGAAGTTCCATATCCGCAACATCATTCGCAAACTCGGGGTCTCCAAGCGCACCGACGCGGTGTATGTCGCCAGCAAACGCGGACTCATCTGA
- the mftM gene encoding mycofactocin oligosaccharide methyltransferase MftM, with the protein MTPTAPPCSPPSSSPPAIARAVEVRRDPTTAARTPVECADFVSCGRFAWRHVGGVVQIAHSLDERTISDTAVVEGLVALVEAGVISGQAQFEEAAVRVIRTSAATPADAWAAFYDNSLRELASGAASFAPVHRRARSLVAGPTILEVGSCFGFFALACAADGLRVAACDISPGAISKLSRAARRRGVDVDAAVGDATALPYPDDSFDTVTLIHLLEHLDAPAAVDALGEALRVARRRVVVGVPFEDHPSAHFGHHLRLTERDLHAWAARVPHAGAEVLIDHGGWLVLTPPPGSPSFR; encoded by the coding sequence ATGACCCCCACGGCACCGCCCTGTTCGCCTCCCTCCTCGTCCCCGCCGGCGATCGCGCGGGCCGTGGAGGTCAGGCGTGACCCGACGACTGCCGCCCGAACCCCGGTCGAGTGCGCCGATTTCGTCTCCTGCGGCCGCTTCGCGTGGCGTCACGTCGGCGGCGTCGTGCAGATCGCGCATTCCCTCGACGAGCGGACGATCTCCGACACCGCCGTCGTCGAGGGGTTGGTCGCACTCGTCGAGGCCGGGGTCATCTCCGGCCAGGCACAGTTCGAGGAGGCCGCGGTGCGCGTCATCCGGACCTCGGCGGCCACCCCGGCCGACGCATGGGCCGCCTTCTACGACAACTCCCTTCGAGAACTCGCCTCCGGCGCGGCTTCGTTCGCCCCGGTCCACCGGCGCGCCCGATCGCTCGTGGCCGGGCCGACCATCCTCGAGGTCGGGTCGTGCTTCGGGTTCTTCGCGCTCGCGTGCGCGGCAGATGGCCTTCGCGTGGCCGCGTGCGACATCTCGCCGGGCGCGATCTCCAAGCTGTCTCGCGCCGCCCGCCGACGCGGGGTCGACGTGGACGCCGCCGTCGGCGACGCGACAGCGCTCCCCTACCCCGACGACTCCTTCGACACCGTCACCCTCATCCATCTCCTCGAACATCTCGATGCGCCCGCCGCGGTGGATGCTCTCGGCGAGGCACTCCGCGTGGCACGCCGCCGTGTGGTCGTCGGAGTGCCCTTCGAAGATCACCCCAGCGCACACTTCGGCCATCACCTGCGGCTCACCGAACGAGATCTGCACGCGTGGGCGGCCCGGGTGCCGCACGCGGGTGCAGAGGTCCTGATCGATCACGGGGGCTGGTTGGTGCTCACACCCCCGCCTGGATCTCCGTCGTTCAGATGA
- a CDS encoding universal stress protein, giving the protein MKLLVAYIATSGGEDAVALGACLARTFDAELEICIVIPPEPASAGDAAERATVERLSDALDSAARRWLDEAAAKLPDDIETTTTIAEHANPAEGLIVEADKTGADILVIGGAGGGISGRHTLGTVVNDILHASPIPVALAPPGFAHLGADEVREISVAIGDRPGTPLLFETALRSGVRAHRPIRLISLVAVDDVQPWRAEPEDRAVENARIHAQRCLDTARAELPSDFPVSSTVAQGTTIEEAVGSLEWHDGDVVMVGSSRLAAPNKLFLGTTAAKILRAVAVPMIVVPKGSD; this is encoded by the coding sequence ATGAAGTTGCTCGTCGCATACATCGCCACCTCCGGGGGCGAGGACGCCGTCGCCCTGGGCGCCTGCCTGGCACGCACCTTCGACGCCGAACTCGAGATCTGCATCGTCATCCCACCAGAGCCCGCGAGCGCAGGCGACGCGGCGGAGAGGGCGACGGTCGAGAGACTCTCCGACGCCCTCGACAGTGCGGCCAGGCGCTGGCTCGATGAAGCCGCCGCCAAGCTGCCCGACGACATCGAGACGACGACGACCATCGCCGAGCACGCCAATCCCGCCGAGGGCCTCATCGTGGAGGCCGACAAGACCGGCGCGGACATCCTGGTCATCGGTGGCGCGGGCGGTGGGATCAGTGGACGCCACACCCTGGGCACGGTCGTGAACGACATCCTGCACGCCTCCCCCATTCCCGTGGCCCTGGCTCCTCCCGGCTTCGCCCATCTCGGTGCCGACGAGGTGCGAGAGATCTCGGTGGCGATCGGCGATCGGCCGGGCACCCCGCTGCTGTTCGAGACCGCCCTGCGCAGCGGTGTGCGGGCCCATCGTCCGATCCGGCTGATCTCCCTCGTCGCGGTCGACGACGTTCAGCCGTGGCGCGCTGAGCCCGAGGATCGCGCGGTCGAGAATGCGCGGATCCATGCCCAGCGCTGTCTCGACACGGCGAGAGCCGAACTGCCGTCCGACTTCCCGGTCAGCTCGACGGTCGCACAGGGAACAACGATCGAGGAGGCCGTGGGATCGCTGGAGTGGCACGACGGTGACGTCGTCATGGTCGGTTCCAGCCGCCTGGCCGCCCCCAACAAGCTCTTCCTCGGGACGACGGCCGCCAAGATCCTGCGGGCGGTGGCCGTCCCCATGATCGTCGTACCCAAGGGCTCCGACTAG
- the glsA gene encoding glutaminase A, whose protein sequence is MQSLVDGYFRHIMDECSADRSGVVADYIPQLAAVDPDGYGLSVCVHDGHTYSQGDSTATFTIQSVSKPLTYAMAIKRHGVVAVDEKIGVEPSGEAFNEISVDDRRRPKNPMINAGAIFAASMLLPPSRAFGPAAVEDAFDELLDFYSGCAGRRLAMDEDVYASEASTGSRNRAIAYMLDSFGALETSPDAALDLYYRQCSIRVTTDDLAGIGATIANGGMNPRTGRSVFSGETAQRVLSVMTTCGMYDGAGDWVTSVGLPAKSGVGGGILAVLPGQLGIGVYSPRLDEHGNSVRGVETCRHLSKDLGLHMFNVTRESRVTIRSVYDLADTPVSGEWSEQERSYLQTCRDRLRVYELQGDLTFAGAESVHRRLEADLDRYTVVIVEISRIGLIDAVARTMVLSIKRLLDESGRRATLVDPDGVVRASVARHREDTAVPDLDAPQDLQGFDPALPHVHATMDDAIIDAEMFLLKHYYDQ, encoded by the coding sequence ATGCAATCCCTCGTCGACGGCTATTTCCGTCACATCATGGATGAGTGCAGTGCCGATCGGTCCGGCGTTGTCGCCGACTACATCCCGCAGCTGGCGGCGGTCGACCCCGACGGCTACGGTCTGTCGGTCTGCGTGCACGACGGGCACACGTACTCCCAGGGTGACTCCACCGCCACGTTCACCATCCAGTCGGTGTCCAAACCGCTGACCTATGCCATGGCGATCAAGAGGCACGGCGTGGTGGCGGTCGACGAGAAGATCGGCGTCGAACCGTCGGGCGAGGCGTTCAACGAGATCAGCGTCGACGACCGGCGCCGACCGAAGAACCCGATGATCAACGCCGGTGCGATCTTTGCCGCGTCGATGCTGTTGCCACCGTCGCGCGCCTTCGGTCCCGCAGCGGTCGAGGACGCCTTCGACGAACTACTCGACTTCTACTCCGGCTGTGCGGGCAGGCGTTTGGCGATGGACGAGGACGTGTATGCCTCGGAGGCGTCGACCGGTTCACGCAATCGCGCGATCGCGTACATGCTGGACAGCTTCGGGGCGCTCGAGACGAGTCCGGATGCCGCGCTCGACCTGTACTACCGCCAGTGCTCGATCCGTGTGACGACCGACGACCTGGCCGGGATCGGAGCGACGATCGCCAACGGCGGCATGAATCCGCGGACAGGCCGTTCGGTGTTCTCCGGCGAGACCGCGCAGCGAGTGCTGAGCGTCATGACCACCTGCGGGATGTACGACGGTGCGGGGGACTGGGTCACCTCTGTCGGTCTGCCTGCGAAGAGTGGGGTGGGCGGTGGAATCCTGGCCGTGTTGCCGGGTCAGTTGGGAATCGGTGTCTACTCCCCGCGACTCGACGAGCACGGCAACAGCGTGCGCGGCGTCGAGACGTGTCGCCACCTGTCGAAGGATCTGGGCCTGCACATGTTCAACGTCACCCGGGAGAGCCGGGTGACCATCAGGTCGGTGTACGACCTCGCCGACACCCCGGTGAGCGGCGAGTGGAGCGAACAGGAGCGCAGCTACCTCCAGACGTGTCGTGACCGGCTCCGGGTGTACGAACTGCAGGGGGACCTGACTTTCGCGGGTGCGGAGAGCGTGCACCGCCGACTCGAGGCCGATCTGGACCGCTACACCGTGGTGATCGTCGAGATATCGCGCATCGGGCTGATAGATGCGGTCGCCCGCACCATGGTGTTGAGCATCAAGCGGCTCCTGGACGAGAGTGGTCGGCGAGCGACATTGGTCGATCCCGACGGCGTCGTACGGGCGAGTGTCGCCCGTCACCGTGAAGACACGGCCGTCCCGGATCTCGATGCGCCGCAGGATCTTCAGGGGTTCGACCCGGCGTTGCCGCATGTCCACGCGACGATGGACGACGCGATCATCGACGCCGAGATGTTCTTGCTGAAGCACTACTACGATCAGTGA
- the nucS gene encoding endonuclease NucS, with amino-acid sequence MRLVIAECQVDYVGRLTAHLPMAKRLLLVKSDGSVSVHADDRAYKPLNWMSPPCWLTEAAVPEGTQAQAYWVVTNKAGEELRITIASIEHDSQHELGVDPGLVKDGVEAHLQELLAEHVETLGPGHTLIRREYMTAIGPVDLLCRDASGSTVAVEIKRRGEIDGVEQLTRYLELLNRDTTLAPVAGVFAAQQIKPQARTLAEDRGIRCLVLDYDELRGAESTEFRLF; translated from the coding sequence GTGCGTCTCGTCATCGCGGAGTGTCAGGTCGATTACGTCGGGCGGTTGACCGCCCATCTACCCATGGCGAAGCGGCTGCTGCTGGTCAAGTCCGACGGATCGGTCAGCGTGCACGCCGACGATCGCGCCTACAAGCCGCTGAACTGGATGAGCCCGCCGTGCTGGCTGACCGAGGCCGCGGTTCCCGAGGGCACGCAGGCGCAGGCGTACTGGGTGGTGACCAACAAGGCGGGCGAGGAGCTGCGGATCACGATCGCCTCGATCGAACACGACTCGCAGCACGAGCTCGGCGTCGATCCCGGCCTGGTCAAGGACGGCGTCGAGGCCCATCTGCAGGAACTCCTCGCCGAACACGTCGAGACCCTCGGACCTGGACACACGTTGATCCGCCGGGAGTACATGACCGCGATCGGTCCGGTCGACCTGCTGTGCCGTGACGCCTCCGGCTCGACCGTGGCCGTCGAGATCAAGCGGCGCGGCGAGATCGACGGGGTGGAGCAACTCACGCGCTACCTCGAACTCCTCAACCGGGACACGACCTTGGCACCGGTGGCGGGTGTGTTCGCGGCGCAGCAGATCAAGCCGCAGGCGCGCACGCTCGCGGAGGATCGCGGAATCCGTTGCCTTGTCCTGGATTACGACGAACTGCGCGGCGCAGAGAGCACCGAGTTCCGGTTGTTCTGA
- the mce gene encoding methylmalonyl-CoA epimerase encodes MSSSATDPSATALISDLVVAVDHVGIAVPDLDAAKQWYATHLGFETLHQETNAEQGVEEAMIGPAGGNGAVIQLLAPLDESSTIAKFIDRNGPGLQQLAVRVTDVDAVMARLTEAGVRVLYPAAKRGTANSRINFVHPKDAGGVLLELVEPAADAAH; translated from the coding sequence ATGTCTTCCTCTGCAACGGACCCCAGCGCCACCGCCCTCATCTCCGACCTCGTCGTCGCCGTCGACCACGTCGGGATCGCCGTCCCCGACCTCGACGCCGCAAAACAGTGGTACGCCACTCACCTCGGTTTCGAGACGCTGCACCAGGAGACCAACGCCGAGCAGGGTGTCGAAGAGGCGATGATCGGACCCGCCGGCGGCAACGGCGCGGTCATCCAGTTGCTCGCCCCGCTCGACGAGTCGTCGACCATCGCCAAGTTCATCGACCGCAACGGCCCCGGCCTGCAGCAACTGGCCGTGCGCGTGACCGACGTCGACGCCGTCATGGCCCGCCTCACCGAGGCCGGTGTCCGCGTCCTCTACCCCGCGGCCAAGCGTGGAACCGCCAACTCGCGTATCAACTTCGTGCATCCCAAGGACGCGGGCGGGGTGCTGCTCGAACTCGTCGAGCCCGCCGCCGACGCCGCCCACTGA
- a CDS encoding acetyl-CoA C-acetyltransferase, producing the protein MSSTPANTTVIVAGARTPFGRLMGSLKDFSGVDLGAVAIKGALEKSGVPASAVEYVIMGQVLTAGAGQMPARQAAVKAGIGWDVPTLTINKMCLSGIDAIALADQLIRAGEFDCVVAGGQESMTQAPHLLAGSRSGFKYGNTELIDHLAFDGLHDAFTDQPMGALTEQGNDADGFTREQQDEFAAQSHQRAAAAWKNGVFDDEVVPVSIPQRKGDPIQFTEDEGIRANTTTESLSGLRPAFRKDGTITAGNSSQISDGAAAVVVMSKAKAEELGVEWLAEIGAHGVVAGPDSTLQAQPANAIVKACDREGIAPADLDLVEINEAFAAVGLSSTKQLGIDPGVVNVNGGAIAVGHPIGTSGARIALHLALELKRRGGGTGAAALCGAGGQGDALIIRVPKA; encoded by the coding sequence ATGTCCTCGACCCCTGCCAACACCACCGTCATCGTCGCGGGCGCACGCACGCCGTTCGGTCGCCTGATGGGCTCGCTGAAGGACTTCAGCGGCGTCGATCTGGGGGCGGTGGCCATCAAGGGCGCGCTCGAGAAGTCCGGGGTGCCGGCCTCCGCGGTCGAGTACGTGATCATGGGGCAGGTTCTGACCGCGGGCGCCGGGCAGATGCCCGCACGCCAGGCCGCCGTCAAGGCCGGCATCGGCTGGGACGTCCCCACCCTGACGATCAACAAGATGTGCCTGTCGGGCATCGACGCCATCGCGCTCGCCGATCAGCTCATCCGCGCGGGGGAGTTCGACTGCGTCGTGGCCGGTGGCCAGGAGTCGATGACCCAGGCGCCGCACCTTCTGGCGGGCAGCCGCAGCGGCTTCAAGTACGGCAACACCGAGCTCATCGACCACCTCGCCTTCGACGGCCTGCACGATGCCTTCACCGATCAGCCGATGGGGGCGCTGACCGAGCAGGGCAACGACGCCGACGGGTTCACCCGGGAACAGCAGGACGAGTTCGCCGCGCAGAGTCACCAGCGCGCGGCCGCGGCCTGGAAGAACGGCGTGTTCGACGACGAGGTCGTGCCGGTGTCGATCCCGCAGCGCAAGGGCGATCCCATCCAGTTCACCGAGGACGAGGGCATCCGCGCGAACACCACCACGGAGTCGCTGTCGGGGCTGCGTCCGGCGTTCCGCAAGGACGGCACGATCACCGCTGGCAACTCCTCGCAGATCTCCGACGGTGCGGCCGCCGTCGTGGTGATGAGCAAGGCCAAGGCCGAGGAACTGGGCGTGGAGTGGTTGGCCGAGATCGGCGCTCACGGCGTCGTCGCAGGACCGGACTCGACCCTGCAGGCGCAGCCGGCCAACGCCATCGTCAAGGCATGTGACCGCGAGGGTATCGCCCCCGCAGACCTGGACCTCGTCGAGATCAACGAGGCCTTCGCCGCCGTGGGTCTGTCGTCGACCAAGCAGCTGGGCATCGATCCCGGCGTCGTCAACGTCAACGGCGGCGCGATCGCTGTCGGCCACCCGATCGGGACCTCGGGCGCCCGCATCGCCCTGCACCTCGCGCTGGAGCTGAAGCGTCGTGGCGGCGGTACCGGTGCGGCCGCACTCTGTGGTGCCGGCGGCCAGGGCGACGCGCTCATCATCCGCGTGCCGAAGGCCTGA